A segment of the Corynebacterium liangguodongii genome:
ATCGGCCTGCGGGAGGAGGAGGGGTTCGACCCGAACTCCTCGACCGAGACCTATGCTGCGTGTACGCTGCAGATCAACTCGCGCCGCTGGGCCGGGGTGCCCTTCTACCTGCGCACGGGCAAGCGCCTCGGCCGGCGTGTCACCGAGATCGCGCTCGTGTTCAAGCGCCCGCCGTTTCAGCCTTTTGCGAAGGGCCAGACCGACCTGCTCACGGCGAACGCCGTGGTCCTGCGCATCCAGCCCGACGAGGGTGTGCTCATGCGCTTCGGCTCGAAGGTGCCGGGCTCGACCATGGAGGTGCGCGACGTCAATATGGACTTCTCCTATTCCGAGGCGTTTACCGAAGAATCGCCGGAGGCCTACGAGCGCCTCATCCTCGACGCGCTGCTCGACGAGTCGGGCCTCTTCCCCACCAACGAGGAAGTGGAGCGCAGCTGGGAAATCCTCGACCCGATCTTGGAGCACTGGGCGGCGAGCGGACGCCCCGACGAGTACCCTGCGGGCACCTGGGGGCCGGCCTCCGCCGACGCCATGCTCGAGCGCACCGGACGCCACTGGCGCCGGCCCTAGCTCCGGCCCTAGCTAAGGCACCGCGCCACCCCGCCCGCCCCACGATGTGAAAGAGACCCCGCAGATGATTATCCCCCTGCCCAACACCTCGACGCGCGAGATTTCCGCGACGCTGCTCGACGCGCACGACAACTACTCCCTGGCAACGGGTCGCGTGCTCACCCTCATCGTCGTCGCTGCCGCCTCGGACGACGTCGACTCCATCCTCGTCTCCGTGCGCGACGCGACGCAGGAGCACCCCGCCCGCGTGCTCGTCATGCTGCTTGGGGACCCAGCGGCGCCGACCACCCTCGACGCCGAGTGCATCCTCACCGCCGACGCCGGGGCCTCCGAGATGGTGGTGATGCACCTCGGCGGAGAGCTCACGGCCAACCTCGATGCCGTGGTGACCCCGTTGATCCTGCCCGATACGCCGATCGCCGCGTGGTGGCCCACCACCGCCCCGGCCTGCCCGGCGCAAGCGCCCCTGGGCAACATCGCCCAGCGGCGCATCACCAACGCGCGGCGCAACGTCTCCGGCAACGCGCTTCTGCGCCTGTCCAACGGGTATACGCCGGGCGATTCGGACATGATGTGGTCGCGGATTACGCCGTGGCGCGGCATCGTCGCCTCGGCGTCCGACCGGCACCAGGGCGAGGACATCACGGCGGTGACGATCTCCGGGCCGGTGGATAACCCGAGCGTGGACATCGCGGCCGGGTGGCTGGCCAGCAGCCTCGGGGTGGACGTGACGCGTTGCCCCGCACCGCCGACCTCCGAGATCATCGAGAACGTCCCGATCACGGAGCTGCGGCTGTGCTACGAGCGCGGCGACATCGTCGTCTCTGTTATCGACGAGCACACCGTGCGCGTCTCGGTTCCCGGCAGCCCGGATTCCTATGTGGCCATGACGGCGCGCACGGATGCGGAGTGCCTGGCCGAGGAGCTGCGCCACCTCGATCCCGATACCGCGTACTCGCGCGCGCTGCAGGGCCTGTCCCACGTGAAGGAGAGCTAGCATGGTCGCCGTGTCGCGCCACAGCGAGCTTGGCTCGCTTATCGACGCCGCATCCGCTCGCTTCACCGAGCTCGTCGGCGCCATCCAGTCCGACCCGTCCGGCGGGGTCGGGGGCGACGGTTGCGCACGCGTCGTTGTCACCGGGGGCACCGCGGGCATTCGCTTCTTGGCCGCGCTGAGGGGTGCCCCGATCGACTTCGCCCGGCTCCACGTGTTCTTCGGCGACGAGCGCAACGTCCCGGTCTCCCACCCGGACTCCAATGAGGGGCAGGCCCGCGAGGCCCTGCTCGATCACGTGGGCATACCGGAGGCAAACATCCACGGATACGGCCTCGACGGGTCGGATATGGCCGCCGCGGTGCGGCGCTACGACGAGGTGCTCGCCCGGTTCGCGCCCGACGGGTTCGACCTCCACCTGCTCGGGATGGGCGGCGAGGGGCACGTCAATTCCCTCTTCCCGCACACGCCCCAGGTGCGCGAGTCGGAGCGCCTCGTCGTGGCGGTGACGGATTCGCCTAAGCCCCCGGCCGAGCGCGCCACGCTGACGCTTCCGGCCGTGGCGCGCGCGGAGCGTGTGTGGTTGCTGGTCTCCGGCGCGGAGAAGGCCGAGGCGGCGGGCCACGTGGCCCGCGGCGCCGATCCGGTCGAGTGGCCGGCGGCGGGCGCGGTGGGCCGGGCGGAGACGGTGTTGTTCGTCAGCGAGGACGCGGCGAGCGCGATCGGGTAGTCCGGCGGTAGCTCGCCGGACTAGCGCGCGCCGCTAGGCCGCGAAGGACTGCGCGATGTTGAGCCCGAGGATGCAGGTGATCCAGATCAGGGCGATGACGATGGTGTAGCGGGTGAGGTTGCGCTCCACGATCGTCGAGCCCGAGAGGTTCGCCTGGACCCCGCCGCCGAACAGGCTCGACAGGCCGCCGCCCTTGCCCCGGTGGAGCAGGATGAAGACGGTGAGCAGGACGGCGGTGATGACCAGCGTGATCTGGAGAGCCACAATCATGGCCTACACATTACACGACCGCCACCGGCTCCCCGCGCACGCCCGCTACCGCACGGCGTTTGCGGCCGCGGCGGCGAGTCTGGCAAACTCTTGGCCGTCGAGCGAGGCCCCGCCCACGAGCCCCCCGTCGACGTCGGGTTCGGCGACGACCTCGCCAATCGTCTCGACCTTGACGGAGCCGCCGTAGAGGATGCGGATGGACTCGGCCGTGGCGTCGTCAGCAAGCTCGCGGATGACCCCGCGAATCGCCTGGCAGACCTCCTGCGCGTCTGCCGCGGAGGCGGTCTTGCCGGTGCCGATCGCCCAGACAGGCTCGTAGGCGATGACGGTCTTCGCCAGGTCGGCCGCGCTCAGCCCGGCCAGCGAGGCGCGGGTCTGCTCGGTGACGAATGCGACGTGGCTACCGGCGTCGCGGACCGCCTCGGGCTCACCGACGCACACGATCGGGCTGATGCCGTGCGCGAGCGCCTTGGCCGCCTTGGCCGCGACGAGCTCGTCGGTTTCGCCGTGATCAGCGCGGCGCTCGGAGTGCCCGACGATGACCCAGGTGCAGCCCAGCTTGGCCAGCATGCTCGCCGAGATGTCCCCGGTGTGCGCGCCGTTATCGTGTTGGGAGAGGTCCTGGGCGCCGTAGGTGATGGAGAGCTTGTCGCCGTCGACAAGCGTCTGAATCGAGCGCAGGTCCGTAAACGGTACCGTCAGCGCGATGTCGACGTATTCGTAGCCGTCCTTCGGAAAGGCGAACGCGAGCTTCTGCGCGCTCGAGAGAGCCTCGAGGTGGTCGAGGTTCATCTTCCAGTTGCCGGCGATAAGTGGTTTGCGTGCCATCGGTGCTCCTCCCCCGCCCTACTCGCTGACCGCGCTCACGCCGGGCAGGTCCTTGCCCTCGATGAGCTCGAGGGAGGCGCCGCCGCCGGTCGAGATGTGGCTAAAGCCGTCCTCGTCGAGGCCGAGCATGCGTACCGACGCCGCCGAGTCGCCGCCGCCGACGACCGTGAAGCTGCCGTTGTCCCGGGTCGCCTCAATCATCGCGGTCGCGACGGCCTTGGTGCCATCGGCGAAGTTCGGGAACTCGAACACGCCCATCGGGCCGTTCCAGAAGACCGTCTTGGCACCCTTGACCGCCTCCGCGTACGTCTTCGCGGTCTCCGGGCCGATGTCGAGAGACATCCAGCCCTCGGGGATGTCGTCGAGCCCGACGATCTTCTTCTCCGCGCCCTTGTCAAACTCCGGGGCGACGGCGAGGTCGACGGGGAGGACGAGCTTGTCCCCGTAGGTCTTAATAAGCTCCGCGCAGGTCTCCACCATGTCGTCTTGGAGCAGCGATTTCTGCACGTCGTGGCCCTGGGCGGCGAGGAAGGTGTAGCACATCCCGCCGCCGATGATGACCTTGTCGGCCTTCTCGGCGAGGGCCTGGATGACGCCGAGCTTGTCGGAGACCTTCGAGCCGCCGAGCACGACAACATACGGGTGTACCGGGGCGTCCTTGACGGCGCTTAAGGTCTCCACCTCCTTGGCCACGAGGTAGCCCGCGTAGGCCGGGAGCTTCTTAGCCACATCGAAGACGGAGGCCTGCTTGCGGTGGACAACACCGAAGCCGTCGGAGACGAAGGCGCCGTCATCGGCGGCGAGCGCGGCGAGCTCGGCGGCGAATTCGGCGCGCTCGGCGTCGTCCTTGGAGGTCTCCCTGGCGTCGAAACGCACGTTCTCGACGAGCAGGATCTCGCCTTCGGTCAGGCCGTTGGCGCGCTCGTGGGCGTCCTCGCCGGAGACGTCGGAGGCGAGCGGGACGAACTGGCCGAGGCGCTCGGAGAGCGCTTCGGCGACGGGCTTGAGGGAAAACTCCGGCTTGAACTCGCCCTTCGGACGGCCCAGGTGCGCGGTGACGATGACCTTGGCGCCTGCATCGAGCAGGGCCTTGAGCGTCGGGATGGAGGCATCGATGCGGCCCGGGTCTGTGATATTGCCCTCGTCATCGAGCGGGACGTTGAAATCGGAGCGGACGAGCACGTGGCGCCCGTCCACGCCCTCGGCGAGCAGATGGTCAATAGTCTTGAGTGCCATGGGGGGGAAATCTCCTTGATAAATGGCCGGCGATCTTCGTTTTTCTTTCAGTGTAGTGAGAAACGCGATCGCCCGGGCGCATCGCGCTTGGCGACGCCCGGGCGAGGCAGTTGTGGGTACCGAGCGGCGCTAGCTCAGCTTCTCCGCGACGGTCTTGGTCATGCGGATGTACTGGGAGGTGTAGCCGTACTCGTTGTCGTACCAGGAGATCACCTTGAGCAGGTTGCCGCCGATGACGCGGGTCATGCCGGCGTCGAAGATGCCGCCGTACGGGCTCGCGATGATGTCGGAGGAGACGATCGGATCCTCGGTGTAGCCCAGCGCCTGGCCGAGCACGGTGCCCTCGGTCGCCGCCTTGACCGCGGCGTTGACCTCGTCGACGGTGGCGTCCTTCTCCAGCACGACGGTGAGGTCGGTGGCGGAGCCGGTGATGGTGGGCACGCGCATGGCGAAGCCGTCGAGCTTGCCCTTGAGCGCGGGGATGACCTCCGCGACGGCCTTCGCGGCGCCGGTGGTGGTAGGCACGATGTTCTGGGCGGCGGCGCGGGCGCGGCGCAGGTCCTTGTGGGGGGCGTCCTGCAGGCGCTGGTCGCCGGTGTAGGCGTGGATCGTGGTCATCAGCCCGGAGGTGATGCCGAAGTTATCGTTAATGATCTTGGCCACCGGGGCGAGCGAGTTCGTGGTGCAGGAAGCCCCGGAGATGATGGACTGGCTGTCGGTGTAGTCCTCGTGGTTAACGCCCCACACGTAGGATCCGTCAACCTCCTTGCCCGGGGCCGAGATGATGACCTTTTTCGCACCGGCATCGATGTGCGCCTGGGCGTCTGCCTTGGTGCGGAACTTACCGGTGCACTCGAGGACGATGTCGACCCCGGCCTCGCCCCAGGCGAGGTTGGCAGGATCCTTCTCCGCGGTGACCTCGATGCGGTGGCCGTCGATGGTGATCGAGTTCTCATCGTGCTCGACGGTGCGGCCGAGCTTTCCGTAGGCGGTGTCGTACTTGATCAGGTGCGCGAGGGTCTCGTTATCGGTGAGGTCGTTGGCCTTGACCACCTCGAGGTCGCCCTCGTACTGGTCCAAGATGATGCGCAGCGATGCGCGGCCGATGCGGCCGAGGCCGTTGATGCCGATGCGGGTGGTCATGGTGAATGTCTCCTCGTGGTTTGGGTTGGTGCCACGGCTCCGAGAGCGTGTCTCCCAGTACCGTTGCTTCCGAGTGTAGCCGTGCCTGAAGCCGCCCGCAGGGCCCCGCATCAGCGCCCTGCCTCCCCGCATTCATACCCCAGCTGTCCCGGGTGCCCCGCTACTCGCCCTCCCTCTCGACGGCGCTGTGGGTATCCGGAATCCCCAGCTCGGCGGCGCGCTTGTCCGCCAGCGAGAGCAGGCGCCTGATCCGCCCGGCGACCGCGTCCTTTGTCATCGGCGGGTCGGCCAATCGCCCGAGCTCCTCGAGGGAGGCGTGCCGGTGATCGACGCGCAGGGACCCCGCCTCAGCGAGGTGCTCCGGGACGTCGTCGCCAAGAATGTCCATCGCCCTCTCGACGCGCAGCGCGGCCGCCGCCGCGGCCTGGGCGGAGCGCCGGGTATTGGCGTCATCGAAGGTGGCCAGGCGCTGCCCGCCCGCAGAGCGCTCCTGCCGCGCCGAGCGCTTCGCGTCCCACACCAGGCGGGCGCGCTGCGCCCCCATTCTGCTCAGCAGCACGGCCACCGCGTCGCCGTCGCGCACGTAGACGCGCTCGATCGCCCGGGTCTGCCGCGTCTTCGCAGATATTGAAAGCCGCCGCGCGAGGCCGACGAGCGCCAGCGCGGCCTCCTCGCAGGGGCAGGCGACCTCGAGGCTCGAGCTGCGCCCCGGTGCGGTGAGCGTGCCGCGGGCCAAAAACGCCCCGCGCCAGGCCGCCTCGACGTCTTGCATCTCCCCGGAGATGATGTGGCTGGGCATGCCCACGACCGGGTGGCCCGAAGCCGTGACAAGCTTGAGCCTGCGGATGACCTCGCGCGCGTCGTCCTCGACCCGCACCACGTAGCCCGCCTCGCGCGCACCCGTGCCCTGCCCGGGCGGAGCGACCACGACGTGGACCCCGCAGAGTTCCTCCAGCGAGGCGCTGAGGCGGCGCGCGACGCGCTGGTCGGCGAAATCGGCGGCCAGGCTGAGGCCCTGTGGTCCGGCCTCGATCTGCCCGGCGAAGCGCACCAGCGCCGCGGCCTCGGCGACGCGGGCGCTGTGGCAGGGGTGCTCGAGCTGCAGCAGCTCGTCGATGACCTGCGCGGTTAGTGACACCACCGGACCTCCATTGTGCTTCGTGTCTGCTCCCTCGCGCAGGAGCGGATCGGCCGACCGCGCCCTGACGAGCCCCATCAGTCTAGCTTGACGCCAATTCGAGCAACGCCTGAGCCAGCTTCTCTGGATCGTGGGTGAGCCCCATGGTGCCGTCGGCAAGGATCGTGCGCACGTCCCGGTAGCTGATTTCCGCCCCGGCCCGCGCGGCGGTCCGCGAGAGGTTCGCGCGCTCGCCCGGGGTCGTCTCCGCGTTTGCATCGGCCAAGAAGTGGTCCACCTCGAGCCCGAGCGCGTGCTGCGACAGGAGGTGGATATGGCGCTCAGTGGTAAAGCCCTGCGTCTCCCCCGCCTCCGGGGAGAGGTTCAAGATGACGATCACCCGCGCGCTCGTCTCGTTGAGCGCGGCGATGACGTCCGGCACCAAAAGATGCGGGATGACCGAAGAAAACCACGAGCCGGGACCGATCGTGACCACGTCTGCGTTCAGGATGGCCTCGATCGCGGCGGGGTTGACCGGCGGGTTCGGCGGGAGCAGCCGGACCCTCCGCACGCTACCCGGCGTCGTGGCCACCGCCACTTGGCCGCGCACGGAGCGCATGATACGGGGATCATCGTCTAACCCGGCGACATCGGCCTCGATCTCCAGCGGCTGGTTGCACACGGGGATCACCCGGCCGGCAGAGCCGGTCCACCGCGCCAGCACATCGAGCGCGGCCTGCATGCCCCCGGTGGTCTCGCTTAACCCCGCGAGCACGAGATTGCCCACGGCGTGCCCAGCCATAGCCCCGTTACCCTTAAACCGGTGCTGCAGCATGGTCCGCCACAGCCGGCCCTCCTCGTCGTCGCTGGTGAGCGCGGAGAGCGCCATCCGCAGGTCGCCGGGCGGAATCATTGCGAGCTCCCGGCGCAACCGGCCGGAGGAGCCACCGTCGTCAGCGACGGTGACCACCGCGTCGATGTGACCCGCGCGCGCCTGCCGCGCCGCCAGCAGCGTCTGGTAGAGCCCGTGCCCTCCCCCAAGGCACGTGAAATGAAGGGCGTCTTTCGTCATTGGTCTCTCTTCCTCGCTTGACCGTTGGGGGGTAATTAATGGCGCTCAAGGTCACGGTGCAAAACGTGGACATCCACCTCGCCGCGCTCGCGCAGCGTCTCCGCCACCGCCTCCGCGATCGCGACTGAGCGGTGGTGGCCCCCGGTGCAGCCGATGCCCACGGTGACGAAATCCTTGCCTTCATGGCGGTACCCCGGC
Coding sequences within it:
- a CDS encoding glucose-6-phosphate dehydrogenase assembly protein OpcA, which encodes MIIPLPNTSTREISATLLDAHDNYSLATGRVLTLIVVAAASDDVDSILVSVRDATQEHPARVLVMLLGDPAAPTTLDAECILTADAGASEMVVMHLGGELTANLDAVVTPLILPDTPIAAWWPTTAPACPAQAPLGNIAQRRITNARRNVSGNALLRLSNGYTPGDSDMMWSRITPWRGIVASASDRHQGEDITAVTISGPVDNPSVDIAAGWLASSLGVDVTRCPAPPTSEIIENVPITELRLCYERGDIVVSVIDEHTVRVSVPGSPDSYVAMTARTDAECLAEELRHLDPDTAYSRALQGLSHVKES
- the pgl gene encoding 6-phosphogluconolactonase; this encodes MVAVSRHSELGSLIDAASARFTELVGAIQSDPSGGVGGDGCARVVVTGGTAGIRFLAALRGAPIDFARLHVFFGDERNVPVSHPDSNEGQAREALLDHVGIPEANIHGYGLDGSDMAAAVRRYDEVLARFAPDGFDLHLLGMGGEGHVNSLFPHTPQVRESERLVVAVTDSPKPPAERATLTLPAVARAERVWLLVSGAEKAEAAGHVARGADPVEWPAAGAVGRAETVLFVSEDAASAIG
- the secG gene encoding preprotein translocase subunit SecG yields the protein MIVALQITLVITAVLLTVFILLHRGKGGGLSSLFGGGVQANLSGSTIVERNLTRYTIVIALIWITCILGLNIAQSFAA
- the tpiA gene encoding triose-phosphate isomerase, whose protein sequence is MARKPLIAGNWKMNLDHLEALSSAQKLAFAFPKDGYEYVDIALTVPFTDLRSIQTLVDGDKLSITYGAQDLSQHDNGAHTGDISASMLAKLGCTWVIVGHSERRADHGETDELVAAKAAKALAHGISPIVCVGEPEAVRDAGSHVAFVTEQTRASLAGLSAADLAKTVIAYEPVWAIGTGKTASAADAQEVCQAIRGVIRELADDATAESIRILYGGSVKVETIGEVVAEPDVDGGLVGGASLDGQEFARLAAAAANAVR
- a CDS encoding phosphoglycerate kinase is translated as MALKTIDHLLAEGVDGRHVLVRSDFNVPLDDEGNITDPGRIDASIPTLKALLDAGAKVIVTAHLGRPKGEFKPEFSLKPVAEALSERLGQFVPLASDVSGEDAHERANGLTEGEILLVENVRFDARETSKDDAERAEFAAELAALAADDGAFVSDGFGVVHRKQASVFDVAKKLPAYAGYLVAKEVETLSAVKDAPVHPYVVVLGGSKVSDKLGVIQALAEKADKVIIGGGMCYTFLAAQGHDVQKSLLQDDMVETCAELIKTYGDKLVLPVDLAVAPEFDKGAEKKIVGLDDIPEGWMSLDIGPETAKTYAEAVKGAKTVFWNGPMGVFEFPNFADGTKAVATAMIEATRDNGSFTVVGGGDSAASVRMLGLDEDGFSHISTGGGASLELIEGKDLPGVSAVSE
- the gap gene encoding type I glyceraldehyde-3-phosphate dehydrogenase; this translates as MTTRIGINGLGRIGRASLRIILDQYEGDLEVVKANDLTDNETLAHLIKYDTAYGKLGRTVEHDENSITIDGHRIEVTAEKDPANLAWGEAGVDIVLECTGKFRTKADAQAHIDAGAKKVIISAPGKEVDGSYVWGVNHEDYTDSQSIISGASCTTNSLAPVAKIINDNFGITSGLMTTIHAYTGDQRLQDAPHKDLRRARAAAQNIVPTTTGAAKAVAEVIPALKGKLDGFAMRVPTITGSATDLTVVLEKDATVDEVNAAVKAATEGTVLGQALGYTEDPIVSSDIIASPYGGIFDAGMTRVIGGNLLKVISWYDNEYGYTSQYIRMTKTVAEKLS
- the whiA gene encoding DNA-binding protein WhiA; translation: MVSLTAQVIDELLQLEHPCHSARVAEAAALVRFAGQIEAGPQGLSLAADFADQRVARRLSASLEELCGVHVVVAPPGQGTGAREAGYVVRVEDDAREVIRRLKLVTASGHPVVGMPSHIISGEMQDVEAAWRGAFLARGTLTAPGRSSSLEVACPCEEAALALVGLARRLSISAKTRQTRAIERVYVRDGDAVAVLLSRMGAQRARLVWDAKRSARQERSAGGQRLATFDDANTRRSAQAAAAAALRVERAMDILGDDVPEHLAEAGSLRVDHRHASLEELGRLADPPMTKDAVAGRIRRLLSLADKRAAELGIPDTHSAVEREGE
- a CDS encoding gluconeogenesis factor YvcK family protein, translated to MTKDALHFTCLGGGHGLYQTLLAARQARAGHIDAVVTVADDGGSSGRLRRELAMIPPGDLRMALSALTSDDEEGRLWRTMLQHRFKGNGAMAGHAVGNLVLAGLSETTGGMQAALDVLARWTGSAGRVIPVCNQPLEIEADVAGLDDDPRIMRSVRGQVAVATTPGSVRRVRLLPPNPPVNPAAIEAILNADVVTIGPGSWFSSVIPHLLVPDVIAALNETSARVIVILNLSPEAGETQGFTTERHIHLLSQHALGLEVDHFLADANAETTPGERANLSRTAARAGAEISYRDVRTILADGTMGLTHDPEKLAQALLELASS